A genomic segment from Candidatus Viadribacter manganicus encodes:
- the pepN gene encoding aminopeptidase N, producing MRDAENVTVRLSDYQPPDYLIDEIALVFSLEPKATIVAARSHVRRSGASTSPLVLNGERLELQSIAIDGAALASDQFSIEPGRLIIHSPPASFLLDVVTRISPATNTHLEGLYMSGGRFCTQCEAEGFRSITYYLDRPDVMARFAVRLEADKASYPTLLSNGNLAESGDLPDGRHFAVWVDPHPKPAYLFALCAGKYESIHDQFVTQSGRKVALGIYVDPGDTPRAGYAMDSLKRAMKWDEEAFKREYDLDVFNIVAVRDFNFGAMENKGLNIFNSSLILADADTATDADFEAIEAVVGHEYFHNWTGNRITCRDWFQLCLKEGLTVYREQEFSADQRSRPVQRIKDVKRLRARQFGEDAGPLAHAVRPSSYQKIDNFYTATVYEKGGEVIRMLKRILGEDAFTRGMQLYFESRDGTASTIEDFIGCFEEASGRKLDSFMRWYEQAGTPALKVRGDYDASARTYRLHVSQRLSATPGQPHKLPAPIPLQIGFISPDGAIIASKVEGDNLSRTEHRAVLEDTEATFEFSDVLEKPIVSVVRGFSAPVTLDDDLTPEARLAQMAHDPDPFTRWEAGQTLARSIMLGEGGASVSELTMALGRELDRAQEDPAFAALALRLPDLNELILSSSSPDPDKLFQSRESLRRAIATALRDRLEGIAKTRGETPFSPSAEAAGRRALKSAALDLLAALGPSQTLTDAYDNAQSMTEAVAALDALGASESPAFDEALAKFYDRWKANPLVIDKWFAAQASSPRHDVLARVERLRAHAEFNLKNPNRVRSLAAAFAMRNPRAFHSANGDGYRFLASLAETIDPLNPALAARLLTPFESWKRFDAQRQSHARTALEHLASLPQLSKNTREMVERTLA from the coding sequence ATGCGCGACGCTGAGAACGTCACTGTCCGTCTGTCCGACTACCAACCGCCGGACTATTTGATCGACGAAATCGCGCTGGTGTTCTCGTTGGAACCCAAGGCGACGATTGTCGCCGCGCGCAGTCATGTACGTCGCAGCGGCGCGAGCACAAGCCCACTCGTTCTCAACGGCGAGCGGCTGGAACTACAGAGCATCGCCATCGACGGCGCGGCGCTCGCCTCAGATCAATTCAGCATCGAGCCCGGCCGCCTGATCATTCACAGTCCGCCTGCCTCGTTCCTTCTTGATGTCGTGACGCGGATTTCACCCGCGACCAACACGCACCTTGAGGGCCTCTACATGTCTGGCGGCCGCTTCTGCACACAGTGCGAAGCAGAAGGCTTCCGTTCGATCACCTACTATCTCGATCGCCCGGACGTCATGGCGCGGTTTGCCGTGCGCCTCGAAGCTGACAAGGCCTCCTACCCGACCCTGCTCTCAAACGGAAATTTAGCCGAGAGCGGCGACCTCCCAGATGGACGGCACTTCGCGGTCTGGGTCGATCCACACCCCAAGCCCGCTTATCTGTTTGCACTCTGCGCCGGAAAGTACGAATCGATCCACGATCAGTTCGTGACGCAGAGCGGGCGCAAGGTCGCGCTCGGCATTTACGTCGATCCGGGAGACACCCCGCGCGCCGGATACGCCATGGACTCGTTGAAGCGCGCGATGAAATGGGACGAAGAAGCCTTCAAGCGCGAATACGATCTCGACGTATTCAACATCGTCGCCGTCCGCGACTTCAATTTCGGCGCGATGGAGAACAAGGGCCTCAACATCTTCAATTCGTCGCTGATCCTCGCTGACGCAGATACAGCAACCGATGCAGACTTCGAAGCCATCGAAGCCGTGGTTGGGCACGAATATTTCCATAACTGGACCGGCAACCGCATCACATGCCGTGACTGGTTCCAGCTCTGTTTGAAAGAAGGCCTCACAGTCTATCGCGAGCAAGAGTTTAGCGCCGATCAGCGTTCACGTCCCGTGCAGCGTATTAAAGACGTGAAGCGCCTACGCGCACGTCAGTTCGGCGAGGATGCAGGCCCTCTCGCCCACGCGGTGCGACCGTCGAGCTATCAGAAGATCGACAATTTCTACACCGCGACCGTCTACGAAAAAGGCGGCGAAGTCATTCGCATGCTAAAGCGCATTCTGGGTGAAGACGCGTTCACACGCGGCATGCAGCTCTATTTCGAAAGTCGTGACGGCACCGCCTCAACGATTGAGGACTTTATCGGATGCTTTGAAGAAGCCTCAGGGCGCAAGCTCGATAGCTTCATGCGTTGGTACGAACAAGCTGGCACGCCGGCGCTGAAAGTACGGGGCGACTACGACGCTTCAGCCCGCACCTATCGATTGCACGTGTCGCAGCGTCTCTCCGCGACACCTGGCCAGCCGCATAAACTGCCGGCGCCGATCCCTCTGCAAATCGGCTTCATCAGTCCGGACGGGGCAATCATCGCATCGAAGGTCGAAGGCGATAACCTTTCACGCACCGAACATCGCGCCGTACTCGAAGACACCGAGGCGACGTTCGAGTTCAGCGACGTGCTGGAAAAGCCGATCGTGTCAGTGGTGCGCGGCTTCTCCGCCCCGGTGACACTGGACGACGACCTGACGCCGGAGGCGCGTCTGGCCCAGATGGCGCACGATCCTGATCCATTCACACGCTGGGAAGCGGGCCAAACGCTCGCCCGCTCGATCATGCTTGGCGAAGGCGGCGCATCAGTCTCCGAACTCACAATGGCGCTCGGGCGCGAGCTTGATCGGGCGCAGGAAGATCCGGCGTTCGCGGCGCTGGCGTTGCGCTTGCCCGATCTCAACGAACTTATTCTGTCTTCAAGCTCACCCGACCCGGACAAGCTCTTCCAGTCTCGTGAGAGCTTGCGCCGCGCCATCGCCACAGCGTTGCGCGATCGGCTGGAAGGGATCGCCAAAACAAGGGGCGAAACGCCGTTCTCGCCAAGCGCTGAAGCCGCCGGCCGCCGCGCGCTGAAGAGCGCCGCACTCGACCTCCTCGCAGCGCTCGGTCCGAGCCAGACGCTCACCGACGCATACGACAACGCGCAAAGCATGACCGAAGCAGTCGCAGCGTTGGATGCTCTTGGCGCGTCCGAGAGCCCCGCCTTCGATGAAGCGCTCGCCAAATTCTACGACCGCTGGAAAGCGAACCCGCTCGTCATCGACAAATGGTTCGCGGCGCAAGCCTCTTCACCGCGCCATGACGTTCTCGCCCGCGTTGAACGCCTGCGTGCACACGCTGAGTTCAATCTGAAGAACCCAAATCGCGTGCGCTCGCTCGCCGCGGCCTTCGCAATGCGCAATCCGCGCGCCTTCCACAGCGCCAACGGCGACGGCTACCGCTTCCTCGCATCGCTCGCGGAAACCATCGATCCGCTGAACCCGGCGCTTGCTGCACGGCTCTTGACTCCGTTCGAATCATGGAAGCGATTCGATGCGCAGAGACAGAGTCACGCGCGCACTGCGCTGGAACATCTCGCTTCGCTTCCGCAACTATCGAAGAATACGCGGGAAATGGTCGAACGCACGCTCGCCTAA
- a CDS encoding DEAD/DEAH box helicase — translation MTSPQITVSALARALEKRGYETLTPVQSAILARELRDADLMVSAQTGSGKTVAFGLALAATLLGKEDRFEKARDPLALIIAPTRELAMQVKAEIQWLYAEAGGVVASCVGGMDARDERRALDRGAHIVVGTPGRLVDHLHRGSLVLNSLKAVVLDEADEMLNLGFREELETILDTAPAERRTLMFSATMPRAIATLAGKYQRDAQRVNTISTAKQHSDIEYLALTTGAHDVENAIFNVLRYHDAANALVFCGTRAAVTHLQSRFSNRGFSVVALSGELSQKERTHALQALRDHRANVCIATDVAARGLDLPDLDLVIHADLPKNPEALLHRSGRTGRAGRKGTSVLVVPYPARRRTERLLRDAKIEAHWSEPPSADDVKRRDDQRLIEAPVFNEPINDSERGIISALLERHDVDQIAAAFARLYRKGQPAPEDLMAPPAGAHPARPEPRPQGFEQSAWITLTVGYAQKAEPRWLIPMLCKAGGITKRDIGTIRIEDRVTHVELNAAVAEGFFTHLDAGGRLEKNIIAMPMREQEQARPQRSERPQRQERFERQERPQRPERKQHQERPERQERQERQERQERPAAVRPGRKERQQAQAKRHGKPPAGKHPAGGKPHKTKKTWHPAD, via the coding sequence ATGACGTCACCTCAGATCACAGTCTCTGCCCTTGCACGCGCGCTCGAAAAGCGCGGCTATGAAACGTTAACGCCAGTCCAATCAGCCATCTTGGCTCGGGAACTGCGCGATGCGGACCTCATGGTTTCCGCGCAAACGGGCTCAGGAAAGACAGTTGCGTTCGGACTCGCACTGGCTGCAACGTTGCTCGGCAAGGAAGACCGGTTCGAAAAAGCACGCGATCCGCTGGCGCTCATCATCGCGCCGACGCGCGAATTGGCGATGCAGGTGAAAGCGGAAATCCAATGGCTCTACGCTGAAGCTGGCGGCGTTGTTGCTTCTTGCGTCGGCGGCATGGACGCGCGCGATGAACGGCGCGCGCTGGATCGCGGCGCACACATTGTCGTCGGCACGCCGGGCCGTTTGGTTGACCACCTCCACCGTGGCTCACTGGTGCTCAATAGCTTGAAAGCCGTCGTGCTCGACGAAGCTGACGAGATGTTGAATTTGGGCTTCCGCGAGGAACTCGAAACCATTCTCGACACCGCACCCGCAGAGCGCCGCACGCTCATGTTCTCGGCGACGATGCCGCGCGCGATCGCAACGCTTGCTGGCAAGTATCAGCGCGACGCCCAGCGGGTGAACACGATCAGCACCGCCAAGCAGCACAGCGACATCGAATATCTTGCGCTCACCACCGGCGCGCACGATGTCGAAAACGCCATCTTCAACGTGCTGCGTTACCACGACGCCGCAAACGCGCTTGTCTTTTGCGGCACGCGCGCGGCGGTCACCCACCTGCAGAGCCGCTTCAGCAACCGCGGGTTTTCGGTTGTCGCGTTATCGGGCGAACTCAGCCAGAAAGAGCGCACCCACGCCTTACAAGCCTTGCGCGATCACCGCGCCAATGTTTGCATTGCAACGGACGTCGCGGCGCGCGGGCTCGATCTGCCCGATCTTGATCTCGTCATCCACGCAGATTTGCCGAAGAACCCCGAAGCGCTCCTGCATCGCAGCGGCCGCACCGGACGCGCCGGACGCAAAGGCACCAGCGTTCTCGTTGTGCCCTATCCGGCGCGCCGGCGCACAGAGCGCCTGCTCCGCGACGCCAAGATTGAAGCGCATTGGAGCGAGCCGCCGTCCGCCGACGATGTGAAACGCCGCGACGATCAGCGCCTAATTGAAGCCCCCGTCTTCAATGAACCGATCAACGATAGCGAACGCGGCATCATCTCAGCGCTCTTGGAGCGCCACGATGTCGATCAGATCGCGGCGGCGTTTGCGCGACTCTATCGCAAAGGCCAACCGGCGCCCGAGGATTTGATGGCGCCGCCGGCGGGCGCTCATCCGGCTAGGCCTGAGCCACGCCCGCAAGGCTTTGAGCAAAGCGCTTGGATCACGCTTACGGTCGGTTACGCGCAGAAGGCGGAGCCGCGCTGGCTCATCCCCATGCTGTGCAAAGCCGGCGGGATTACCAAGCGCGACATCGGGACCATCCGCATTGAAGACCGCGTCACGCACGTCGAGCTGAACGCGGCTGTTGCAGAGGGCTTTTTCACGCACCTTGATGCGGGCGGACGGCTTGAGAAGAACATCATCGCGATGCCCATGCGCGAGCAAGAGCAGGCGCGCCCGCAACGCAGCGAACGGCCACAACGCCAGGAGCGTTTTGAGCGCCAAGAACGGCCTCAACGTCCAGAGCGCAAGCAACACCAAGAACGTCCAGAGCGTCAGGAGCGTCAGGAGCGTCAGGAGCGTCAGGAGCGCCCGGCCGCCGTGCGCCCCGGCCGCAAAGAGCGTCAGCAAGCCCAGGCCAAACGGCACGGCAAACCACCCGCCGGCAAGCATCCGGCCGGCGGCAAGCCGCATAAAACCAAAAAGACTTGGCATCCCGCCGACTGA
- a CDS encoding Y-family DNA polymerase, whose protein sequence is MSDTRWLALYLPHISTDRLIRAGRAPSDDRPFAVYAKEKGAFQLKGVDARASKLGLNLAMSLADARAMQPTLEAVEAEPEEDARALDNIAAWCERFTPIVVLDPPEGLFLDISGCAHLFDGEESLRAEIVTRLRAQGFGARAAIASTPGAAWAFARHRKMRAPIDDDAKSLAALPIEALRLDGDASALMRRLGLKTVSQIAAAPRSSFTARAGERAMLRLDQALGRAAEVLTPRRPAPMVFALRRFLEPIFTLDVILQVTEDLCGDAAEKLERRGAGIVYAELVLFGVDGRDRVVAVNVSRPLREVKPLMRLFREKLSIAAENFDAQFGFEAARLDVVRLAPIEERARTLVSVEEAAASSEQIGGIIDILSSRLGAKRVVRPNLHDEHAPERASGWRAALGKSDDMKAVRPPADGVLRRPVRLFSPAQIIEVMASVPDGPPIRFRWRRVMRDVVRAEGPERISGDWQRHEMTRDYYRVEDRHGRRYWLYREGLYGESEAIPRWFVHGLFA, encoded by the coding sequence ATGAGCGACACCCGATGGCTTGCGCTTTATCTCCCGCACATCAGCACGGATCGCCTAATCCGCGCGGGTCGCGCGCCCTCTGACGATCGCCCGTTTGCAGTCTATGCCAAAGAGAAAGGCGCCTTTCAGCTTAAGGGCGTTGATGCACGCGCAAGCAAGCTTGGGCTCAATCTCGCTATGTCGCTGGCGGATGCCCGCGCCATGCAGCCCACGTTGGAGGCAGTGGAAGCTGAACCGGAAGAGGATGCACGCGCGCTCGATAATATCGCCGCCTGGTGTGAGCGCTTTACTCCGATCGTGGTTCTCGATCCGCCGGAGGGTTTGTTTCTCGACATTAGCGGTTGCGCGCATCTTTTTGACGGCGAGGAAAGTCTCCGCGCTGAAATCGTGACGCGGTTGCGTGCGCAAGGCTTCGGCGCCCGTGCTGCGATTGCTTCAACGCCGGGCGCGGCTTGGGCGTTTGCACGTCATAGAAAAATGCGTGCGCCGATTGACGATGACGCCAAAAGTCTCGCCGCGCTTCCAATCGAAGCCTTGCGTCTTGATGGTGATGCCAGCGCGCTGATGCGGCGATTGGGGCTAAAGACCGTAAGCCAGATCGCCGCTGCGCCGCGTTCTTCGTTCACAGCACGCGCTGGCGAGCGGGCGATGCTGCGTCTCGATCAGGCGCTTGGACGTGCGGCCGAAGTCCTGACGCCGCGGCGTCCGGCGCCAATGGTGTTTGCGTTGCGCCGGTTTCTCGAACCGATCTTCACTTTGGACGTCATTTTGCAGGTGACCGAAGATTTGTGCGGTGACGCCGCTGAGAAACTGGAACGCCGCGGCGCCGGCATTGTCTATGCGGAATTGGTGCTGTTCGGTGTCGATGGACGCGACCGGGTGGTTGCAGTGAATGTCAGCCGGCCGTTGCGCGAGGTGAAGCCGTTGATGCGGCTCTTCCGTGAGAAGCTAAGCATCGCCGCTGAAAATTTCGATGCGCAGTTCGGCTTTGAAGCGGCCCGGCTCGATGTTGTGCGCTTGGCGCCCATCGAGGAGCGCGCACGCACTCTGGTTTCGGTTGAAGAGGCCGCGGCCAGTTCCGAGCAGATCGGCGGCATCATCGACATTCTAAGTTCGAGGCTGGGGGCCAAGCGCGTTGTCCGGCCGAATCTGCATGACGAACACGCGCCAGAGCGCGCTTCAGGCTGGCGCGCGGCGCTTGGCAAGTCTGATGACATGAAGGCCGTCCGGCCGCCGGCTGACGGCGTGCTGCGCCGTCCGGTGCGTTTATTTTCACCAGCTCAGATCATCGAAGTCATGGCGAGCGTGCCTGATGGCCCCCCGATCCGGTTTCGTTGGCGGCGCGTGATGCGCGATGTGGTGCGTGCGGAGGGACCAGAGCGCATTTCCGGCGACTGGCAGCGCCACGAAATGACGCGAGATTATTATCGCGTCGAGGATAGGCATGGGCGCCGTTACTGGCTTTATCGCGAAGGCCTCTACGGTGAGAGCGAGGCTATCCCGCGCTGGTTCGTGCACGGGCTGTTCGCATGA
- a CDS encoding acyl-CoA dehydrogenase family protein: protein MDFNDTPEEAKFRAEARAFLEANVQPKSADAERLVRKLKPGEFLKAAKDYQRKKAEAGFAGITWAKEQGGRGLPPIYSVIFNQEEAKFDAPSQPFSIGLGMCVPTVIAFSDEATKDRYVAKALRGDEIWCQLFSEPAAGSDVAAGKTKAVRDGDDWIINGQKVWTTGAQFSDFGILLVRTNPDVEKHKGLTMFIVDMKQKGVEVRPIHQASGGREFNEVYFTDVRIPDSWRLGDPGMGWNVALVTLMNERLAVGGSYGPDYKEIFDFAKGINSPSGDGMLIQDESFRQKLADWIVRAEGYKLAKFRTMTALSKGQTPGPESSIGKVINANQMMDIANTAIEAEDHYGIINDPELATLEGAFHQSYMFAPGLRIAGGTDEILKNIIAERVLGLPQDVRVDKGVAFKDLPTGR from the coding sequence ATGGATTTCAACGACACGCCCGAAGAAGCCAAGTTTCGCGCCGAAGCGCGCGCATTCTTGGAAGCAAATGTGCAGCCCAAGAGCGCCGACGCTGAGCGTCTGGTGCGCAAGCTGAAACCCGGCGAGTTCTTGAAGGCGGCCAAGGACTATCAGCGCAAGAAGGCCGAAGCTGGCTTTGCCGGCATCACCTGGGCGAAAGAACAAGGCGGGCGCGGCCTGCCGCCGATTTATTCGGTGATCTTCAATCAGGAAGAAGCAAAGTTCGACGCGCCTTCACAACCGTTCTCGATCGGCCTTGGCATGTGCGTGCCGACCGTGATCGCCTTCTCGGACGAAGCCACCAAGGACCGCTACGTCGCCAAAGCACTGCGCGGCGATGAGATCTGGTGCCAGCTCTTCTCCGAGCCGGCCGCAGGCTCTGACGTCGCCGCCGGTAAGACCAAAGCCGTGCGCGATGGCGACGACTGGATCATCAATGGCCAGAAGGTTTGGACCACGGGCGCGCAATTCTCCGACTTCGGCATTTTGCTCGTGCGCACCAACCCGGACGTTGAGAAGCACAAGGGGCTGACGATGTTCATCGTCGACATGAAGCAGAAGGGTGTTGAGGTTCGCCCGATCCACCAGGCGTCAGGCGGTCGTGAGTTCAACGAAGTCTACTTCACCGATGTGCGCATCCCAGATTCATGGCGCCTCGGCGATCCCGGCATGGGCTGGAACGTGGCGCTGGTGACGTTGATGAACGAACGCCTCGCCGTCGGCGGCTCATACGGCCCCGACTACAAAGAGATTTTCGATTTCGCCAAGGGCATCAATTCACCGTCCGGCGATGGCATGCTCATTCAGGACGAGAGTTTCCGTCAGAAGCTCGCCGATTGGATCGTGCGCGCCGAAGGCTACAAGCTCGCCAAGTTCCGCACCATGACAGCGCTCTCAAAAGGCCAAACGCCAGGGCCTGAGAGTTCGATCGGCAAGGTGATCAACGCTAACCAGATGATGGACATCGCCAATACGGCGATCGAGGCGGAAGATCACTACGGCATCATCAACGACCCCGAACTCGCCACGCTCGAAGGCGCTTTCCACCAAAGCTACATGTTCGCGCCGGGTCTGCGTATTGCCGGCGGCACCGATGAAATCTTGAAGAACATCATCGCTGAACGCGTGCTCGGTCTGCCGCAGGACGTCCGCGTCGATAAGGGCGTGGCGTTCAAGGATTTGCCGACGGGACGCTGA
- a CDS encoding ImuA family protein, translating into MSPRPASFSVLKEQVREPGFAGMAVAMAGQPLHEIGPAGAGFEAAALGFTLALAASWAGPAGVFWAGEDAAFAEEGAPYPVGLAQYGLALDRLIVARAKKREDALWAAEQALAATGAIVICALGGQGKPLDLKASRRLLLFAERHRSRCLLLMPASGPSAAWTRWRIAAAESNAAADELGPPAFRAELTRNRSGQAGSAFTLDWNAHERSFVERVQEKHVAVFHAQARQA; encoded by the coding sequence ATGAGTCCGCGTCCAGCCTCCTTTTCGGTGCTCAAAGAGCAGGTCCGTGAACCTGGCTTTGCCGGGATGGCTGTTGCTATGGCGGGTCAGCCCTTGCACGAGATTGGGCCAGCGGGGGCTGGCTTCGAAGCAGCGGCTTTAGGCTTCACGTTAGCGCTGGCCGCCAGTTGGGCGGGGCCTGCCGGCGTCTTTTGGGCTGGCGAGGACGCCGCCTTCGCAGAAGAGGGCGCGCCCTATCCTGTGGGTCTTGCTCAATATGGTCTGGCGCTTGATCGTCTGATCGTGGCGCGCGCCAAGAAACGCGAAGATGCGCTGTGGGCGGCCGAGCAAGCCTTGGCCGCGACAGGCGCGATCGTGATTTGCGCTTTGGGCGGACAAGGCAAGCCGCTCGATCTCAAAGCCAGCCGGCGTTTGTTGTTGTTTGCCGAGCGCCATCGTTCGCGGTGCCTTTTGCTTATGCCTGCGAGCGGCCCCAGCGCGGCATGGACACGTTGGCGTATCGCGGCGGCTGAAAGCAACGCAGCGGCCGATGAATTAGGGCCGCCGGCGTTTCGCGCCGAACTCACACGCAATCGCAGCGGGCAGGCTGGTTCAGCTTTTACTTTGGATTGGAACGCCCATGAGCGCAGCTTTGTGGAACGCGTCCAAGAAAAGCATGTCGCGGTGTTTCATGCACAAGCGCGCCAAGCATGA
- a CDS encoding acyl-CoA dehydrogenase family protein, producing the protein MNFDFSDDQKALKDQARKFLADKSAIKVVRGVLNDDAKSYDEALWRGVAEMGWLGVAIPEEHGGLGLGRLELCVLAEEIGRAVAPIPFSSTVYFFAEALMLAGSDAQKSSHLSKVAGGETIGCFAVSEGPGAASASSISAKFDGSTLTGVKIPVTDGDCATHAVVVAKEGGAISLVLVDLNQPGVTRTTLKTLDPTRGHAKLEFKGAKAERLGAAGQGWELAEAVLDRAAVLIAFEQIGGSQACLEMAIDYAKNRYAFSRPIGSFQAIKHKLADMYVGIEVARSNAYYGAWALSTEAAELPFAAAASRAAASDAYYFCSKENIQTHGGMGFTWEVDCHLFFRRAKLLALQAGSPAVWKEKLVKRLEQRNAA; encoded by the coding sequence GTGAATTTCGATTTTTCTGACGACCAGAAGGCGCTCAAAGACCAAGCGCGTAAGTTTCTGGCTGATAAGTCCGCGATCAAAGTGGTGCGCGGTGTCCTCAATGATGACGCGAAATCCTATGATGAAGCGCTTTGGCGCGGCGTCGCAGAGATGGGTTGGCTCGGCGTTGCGATCCCAGAAGAACATGGCGGCTTAGGCCTTGGCCGACTTGAGCTCTGCGTGTTGGCCGAAGAGATCGGGCGCGCCGTTGCGCCGATCCCGTTCTCGTCGACGGTCTATTTCTTCGCCGAAGCGTTGATGCTCGCCGGTAGTGACGCGCAAAAATCGTCGCACCTATCGAAAGTCGCAGGTGGTGAAACCATCGGCTGCTTTGCAGTGAGTGAAGGCCCCGGCGCGGCCTCAGCTTCGAGCATCAGCGCGAAGTTCGATGGCTCGACGCTGACTGGCGTGAAAATTCCGGTGACCGACGGCGATTGCGCCACTCATGCCGTTGTCGTCGCCAAAGAAGGCGGCGCCATCTCGCTCGTGCTCGTTGATCTCAATCAGCCGGGTGTGACGCGCACGACGCTGAAGACGCTCGATCCGACGCGTGGTCACGCCAAGCTCGAGTTTAAAGGCGCCAAGGCCGAGCGCCTTGGTGCAGCGGGTCAAGGCTGGGAATTGGCCGAGGCGGTGCTCGATCGAGCCGCAGTGCTGATCGCGTTCGAGCAGATTGGCGGCAGCCAAGCGTGCCTCGAAATGGCGATTGATTACGCGAAGAACCGCTACGCCTTTTCGCGCCCGATCGGCTCGTTCCAAGCGATCAAGCACAAGCTTGCTGACATGTATGTCGGCATCGAGGTTGCGCGCTCTAACGCTTATTATGGCGCGTGGGCGCTTTCGACCGAAGCGGCGGAGCTGCCGTTCGCGGCCGCGGCGTCGCGTGCGGCGGCCAGCGATGCGTACTATTTCTGCTCGAAGGAAAACATCCAGACCCATGGCGGCATGGGATTCACCTGGGAGGTCGATTGCCACCTCTTCTTCCGCCGCGCCAAACTGCTCGCCTTGCAAGCGGGGAGCCCGGCTGTGTGGAAAGAGAAGCTGGTAAAGCGGCTTGAGCAGCGAAACGCAGCGTGA
- a CDS encoding methylated-DNA--[protein]-cysteine S-methyltransferase gives MKLEPMQMFAYALFETAIGRCALAWGPRGVIGVQLPERSPEATRIRLMRLCPNAEELDPPKQIARAIEDISALLRGEKKSLRAVQLDLSRVPAFNARVYETTRAIPPGATRTYGEIARAIGQPDGARAVGQALGRNPFAIVVPCHRVVGADDKLVGFSANGGIKTKLKMLKIEGWRENEPSLFDELA, from the coding sequence ATGAAATTGGAGCCGATGCAGATGTTCGCTTACGCCCTGTTCGAGACCGCTATCGGCCGCTGCGCGCTCGCCTGGGGACCGCGCGGCGTCATCGGCGTGCAATTGCCCGAGCGCAGTCCAGAGGCGACGCGGATCCGGCTGATGCGGCTTTGCCCTAACGCCGAGGAACTCGATCCGCCAAAGCAGATCGCGCGCGCCATCGAAGATATTTCGGCGCTGCTGCGTGGTGAGAAGAAGTCGCTGCGTGCGGTGCAGTTGGACCTTTCGCGTGTACCAGCATTCAACGCGCGCGTTTACGAAACCACACGCGCCATTCCGCCCGGCGCCACGCGCACCTATGGCGAAATCGCGCGCGCCATCGGCCAACCTGACGGTGCGCGCGCCGTGGGCCAAGCGTTGGGCCGCAACCCGTTTGCCATCGTCGTGCCATGCCACCGCGTCGTCGGGGCTGACGATAAGCTCGTCGGTTTCAGCGCCAATGGCGGCATCAAGACCAAACTCAAGATGCTGAAGATCGAAGGCTGGCGCGAAAACGAGCCAAGCCTGTTCGACGAACTAGCTTAA